CGGGACAGCGTTCTTGCGTTCATGGGGAAAGGCCTCCTTGCTTGATGTGAGGCAGAGTAAAAGGGCTGTCTTAAAGGAGACTTAACGGTGAAATCGTCCGATAGGCCCATAGCAACGGGGCCTCGAGGCCCGGCCCAGTCTGTTCGCGGCGAAGCCCGGCGTGCGCGGCACGCTCTTGCGGCCGGAACACCGTCAACCCATCGTCGAAACGACCCGCAACCCCGCTGTCAAAACCGCACGGTGACGAGCAAGCCGCCAAGCGGAGCGTCGCCGAGCTCGATTGCAGCCCCATGCTGCGCGGCGACACGCTTGACGATCGCGAGCCCCAGGCCGCTGCCCGAGACGTCCGCCCGCGCGCGCGCCGAGGCGTCGCGGTAAAAGCGGTCGAACACGCGCGCGCGTTCGTCGGCCGGAATGCCGGGGCCGCTGTCGGCGATCTGCACGCAAGCCCCGGCCCCGCCGCCGTCCTTGCCGGCCGAAAGCGTCACGTCGATACGGCCGCCGGCAGGCGTGTACTTGACCGCATTGTCGAGCAGATTGCCGAACATGACGCGCAGCGAATCGGCGTCGGCCGTCACGCTGGCCGGCTGAGCCTGTTCGAAGCCGAGATCGATGCCGCGGCGCTGGGCAATGGGCGCATGCGCGGCGACGCATTCGGCCAGCAACGTACGCAGATCGACAGCCTCCTTGACCGCGCTCGCATCGGGTTCCGCGCGAGCGAGCGCGAGCAGTTGCTCGGCCAGGCGCGTCGCGCGCGTGACGCCGGCTTGCAGGTCGGCCAGCGCCTCGCGGCGAGCGTCGGCATCTTGCGCGCGCGCGACGAGCTGCGATTGAATCTGCACGGCCGCGAGCGGCGTGCGCAACTCATGCGCGGCATCGGCCACGAATGCGCGCTGCGTGTCCAGCGCCACCGCCAGTCGCGCGAGCAAGCCGTTGAGCGCACGCACGAGCGGACGCACTTCGAGCGGCAACCGCGCTTCGGGCAAAGGATCGAGCGCCTCGGGACGGCGCGCGTCGAGCGCGCGCGTCACGCGGCGCAGCGGTGCGAGCCCGCGTCCGACGACACCCCACACGGCCACGCCGAGAAACGGCAGCAAGACGATGAGCGGCCACAGCGTGCGCAGCGCGACGTTGGCGGCGAGACGGTTGCGCACGGACAGCGGTTGCGCGAGCTGCACGACGTTGTCGCCGACGATCGCGCCGTACACGCGCCAATCGCCGCGGTCGGTGCGCTCGGTCGAAAACCCGAGCTCGGCGCGCGGCGCGAGCGGCGCCCGCGGGTGCGAGTAATACATCAGCGAGCCGGTGCGGCTCCAGATTTGGATGACGATGCCTTCATCGGCATCGTTGTGCGCGCCGAAAATCTGCGCGAACGGCTCGGACGGCAAGGCCGCCGCGATCTCCTGTAGCTGATAGTCGAACAGCTCGTTGGCTTCGGCAAGCGCCTGCCGATAGATGAGCCAACCGGCGAGCCCCAAACCGGCGAGGACGATTCCGATCAGCCAGAACAGCAGTTGACGACGAATGGATTGCATCTAGGGTCTGTTTACATGGGGAACGCGCGCGCGTTGCCTCATTCCTTCGCGATCATATAGCCGAGGCCGCGTACGTTGCGGATCAGATCCGCCCCGAGCTTCTTGCGCAGCGCGTGAATGTAGACCTCGACCGTGTTGCTGCCGATCTCCTCGCCCCAGCCGTACATCTTCTCTTCGAGCTGGGTCTTGGACAGCACGGCGCCCGGCCGGGCGAGCAGTGCTTCGAGCAACGCGAATTCGCGCGCCGACAACGCCACGGGCGCACCGTCGAGCGTCACTTGATGCGCGGCCGAATCGAGCGTGAGCGAACCGTGACGGATCATCGACTCGCAGCGGCCGGCCTGACGCCGGATCAGCGCGCGCATGCGGGCGCCGAGTTCGTCGAGGTCGAACGGTTTGACGAGGTAGTCGTCGGCGCCGGCGTCGAGCCCTTTCACGCGATCGGCCACGGCGTCTCGCGCCGTGACGATCAGCACCGGCAGCCCGTTGCCGCGCGCGCGCAACGAACGCAGCACGTCGAGGCCGTCGCGTTTGGGCAGACCGAGATCGAGCAGCACGAGATCGTAGGTCTCGTTGCCCGCGGCCGTCAGCGCAGCCTCGCCGTCTTGC
The sequence above is a segment of the Trinickia acidisoli genome. Coding sequences within it:
- a CDS encoding response regulator; translated protein: MRILLVEDDRMIAEGVRKALRGEGFAVDWVQDGEAALTAAGNETYDLVLLDLGLPKRDGLDVLRSLRARGNGLPVLIVTARDAVADRVKGLDAGADDYLVKPFDLDELGARMRALIRRQAGRCESMIRHGSLTLDSAAHQVTLDGAPVALSAREFALLEALLARPGAVLSKTQLEEKMYGWGEEIGSNTVEVYIHALRKKLGADLIRNVRGLGYMIAKE
- a CDS encoding ATP-binding protein; translated protein: MQSIRRQLLFWLIGIVLAGLGLAGWLIYRQALAEANELFDYQLQEIAAALPSEPFAQIFGAHNDADEGIVIQIWSRTGSLMYYSHPRAPLAPRAELGFSTERTDRGDWRVYGAIVGDNVVQLAQPLSVRNRLAANVALRTLWPLIVLLPFLGVAVWGVVGRGLAPLRRVTRALDARRPEALDPLPEARLPLEVRPLVRALNGLLARLAVALDTQRAFVADAAHELRTPLAAVQIQSQLVARAQDADARREALADLQAGVTRATRLAEQLLALARAEPDASAVKEAVDLRTLLAECVAAHAPIAQRRGIDLGFEQAQPASVTADADSLRVMFGNLLDNAVKYTPAGGRIDVTLSAGKDGGGAGACVQIADSGPGIPADERARVFDRFYRDASARARADVSGSGLGLAIVKRVAAQHGAAIELGDAPLGGLLVTVRF